One Rosa chinensis cultivar Old Blush chromosome 5, RchiOBHm-V2, whole genome shotgun sequence genomic region harbors:
- the LOC112164743 gene encoding cytochrome P450 CYP72A219 codes for MEVTVATRVALSLVFVSIIVRWVWSLLDWVWLKPKKLERCLRQQGFKGNSYRLLYGDMKENAIMLKQAKSKPMNLSTSHDIAPRVTPLLDKTVKTYGKNSFVWIGPVPRVNIMNPEDLKDIFAKHTDFQKPALNPLTKLLATGLANYEGEKWAKHRRIINPTFHSEKLKRMLPAFYQSCNDMIKEWETAVSNQSSSSAFDVWPSLQNLTADVISRTAFGSSYHEGRKIFELLKEQAIYAIKTLQSVYIPGWRFVPTKMNKRMKQIDEEIRGLLKGIINKREQAIMAGEATKDDLLGALMESNLKDIQDHGKNNKNVGMSIEDVIEECKLFYFAGQETTSVLLVWTMVLLCQNQNWQDQAREEVLQVFGMNKPDFDGLTHLKVVTMILLEVLRLYPAVVVLSRTTHKKIQLGKFTLPAGVEIGLPTLLIHHDKEMWGDDAKEFKPERFSEGVSKATKSQLSFFPFGGGPRICIGQNFAMTEAKLALALILQHFTFELSPSYVHAPSNIITLQPQYGASIMLHKR; via the exons atggaagtaacagtggctaCTAGAGTAGCCCTGAGCCTTGTCTTTGTTAGCATAATAGTAAGATGGGTATGGAGTCTTCTGGATTGGGTGTGGCTTAAGCCGAAGAAGCTCGAAAGATGTTTGAGGCAGCAAGGCTTTAAAGGCAATTCTTACAGGCTTTTGTATGGGGACATGAAGGAGAACGCTATCATGCTCAAACaagcaaaatccaaacccatgaACCTCTCAACCTCCCATGACATAGCACCCCGAGTCACTCCTCTTCTGGATAAAACTGTGAAAACTTACG GTAAGAACTCTTTTGTGTGGATTGGGCCCGTGCCAAGGGTGAACATTATGAATCCAGAAGATTTGAAAGATATCTTCGCAAAACATACTGATTTTCAAAAGCCAGCATTAAACCCACTTACGAAGTTGCTAGCAACAGGCCTTGCAAACTATGAAGGGGAGAAGTGGGCTAAACACAGACGGATTATCAATCCAACGTTCCATTCTGAGAAGCTAAAG CGTATGTTGCCAGCATTTTACCAAAGTTGTAATGACATGATTAAGGAATGGGAGACAGCGGTGTCCAACCAGAGTTCATCATCTGCATTTGATGTTTGGCCTTCTCTCCAAAATTTAACAGCTGATGTGATTTCTAGGACGGCATTTGGAAGTAGTTATCATgaaggaagaaaaatatttgaaCTCCTAAAAGAGCAAGCAATATATGCAATAAAAACCTTACAAAGTGTTTACATTCCAGGATGGAG GTTTGTACCAACTAAGATGAACAAGAGGATGAAACAAATTGACGAAGAAATAAGAGGTTTACTCAAGGGTAttataaataaaagagagcaaGCCATTATGGCAGGTGAAGCAACCAAAGATGACTTATTAGGTGCACTTATGGAATCGAACCTGAAGGACATTCAGGATCATGGGAAGAACAACAAAAATGTTGGGATGAGTATCGAAGATGTAATTGAAGAATGTAAGCTTTTTTACTTTGCTGGGCAAGAGACCACTTCAGTGTTATTGGTTTGGACAATGGTACTACTTtgtcaaaatcaaaattggCAAGATCAAGCAAGAGAAGAGGTTTTGCAAGTCTTTGGAATGAACAAGCCAGACTTCGATGGTCTAACTCACCTAAAAGTT GTAACCATGATTTTACTTGAAGTTTTACGATTATACCCAGCAGTAGTTGTGCTATCTCGAACCACTCATAAGAAAATACAACTTGGAAAATTCACACTACCAGCTGGAGTCGAAATCGGGTTACCAACATTGCTAATTCATCATGACAAGGAAATGTGGGGTGATGATGCAAAAGAGTTCAAGCCCGAGAGGTTTTCAGAAGGAGTTTCCAAGGCAACAAAGAGCCAGCTCTCATTCTTCCCTTTCGGAGGAGGTCCTCGGATTTGCATTGGACAAAATTTTGCTATGACGGAAGCAAAACTGGCCTTGGCATTGATCTTGCAACACTTCACATTTGAGCTTTCTCCATCTTATGTTCATGCTCCTTCTAACATCATAACCCTTCAACCACAGTATGGTGCTTCTATCATGTTACATAAACGTTGA